One Bombus fervidus isolate BK054 chromosome 7, iyBomFerv1, whole genome shotgun sequence genomic region harbors:
- the Mrn gene encoding general transcription factor IIH subunit 4 marionette isoform X1 translates to MSNTISGKNLLRPAGLQCKNLQEYLKSRPPEVLNKLYHNPPICLAVFRELPVIAKHYVMRLLFVEQPVPQAVIASWCSKLHFEEHQKVVLILNELNVWKEASIPGGLPGWILNTTFKKNLKIVLLGGGKPWTMSNQLETDSKPRDVAFLDSYALERWECVLHYMVGSQQQEGISADAVRILLHAGLMKRDEADGSPVITQAGFQFLLLETASQVWYFILQYLDTIEARGLDLVECLTFLFQLNFSTLGKDYSTEGMSEGLSTFLQHLREFGLVYQRKRKAGRFYPTRLALNIATGQNKPLSRDPEKEGYIVVETNYRVYAYTNSNLQVALLGLFCEMLYRFPNLVVSILTRDSVRQALKSGITAAQIVGYLQQHAHGKMIEAGPPVLPPTIVDQIKLWENERNRFIFSEGVLYSQFLSQTDFEVLRDHALSTGVLIWQNERKRTIVVTKAGHDDVKKFWKRYSKGSS, encoded by the exons atgtcaaataCAATAAGTGGAAAAAACTTGTTACGACCAGCTGGATTGCAATGTAAAAATCttcaagaatatttaaaatcacgTCCACCAGAagtattaaacaaattatatcATAATCCTCCAATTTGCTTGGCTGTGTTTCGAGAATTGCCAGTAATAGCAAAACATTATGTTATGCGATTATTATTTGTTGAACAACCTGTACCTCAAGCAGTTATTGCCTCCTGGTGTTCTAAACTTCATTTTGAGGAACATCAAAAAGTAGTTTTAATACTAAATGAACTAAATGTATGGAAAGAAGCATCAATACCAGGTGGACTACCTGGATGGATTTTAAATACTACATTCaagaaaaacttaaaaatcgTTCTTTTGGGAGGTGGAAAACCATGGACAATGTCAAACCAATTAGAAACTGATAGTAAACCTAGAGATGTTGCATTTTTAGATTCATATGCATTAGAAAGGTGGGAATGTGTTTTACATTACATGGTTGGTTCACAACAGCAAGAAG gTATATCTGCTGATGCTGTTAGAATTCTTTTACATGCTGGCTTGATGAAGCGAGATGAAGCTGATGGAAGCCCAGTTATTACACAAGCAggttttcaatttttgttattggAAACTGCATCGCAG GTgtggtattttattttacaataccTAGATACAATAGAAGCAAGAGGACTTGATCTAGTTGAATgtcttacttttttatttcaattaaatttctcgACACTTGGTAAAGATTACAGTACTGAAGGAATGTCCGAAGGTCTGTCAACatttttacaacatttaagagAATTTGGTTTAGTTTAtcaaagaaaacgaaaagctGGAAG attttatccCACAAGATTAGCATTAAATATTGCAACTGGACAAAATAAACCATTGTCTAGAGATCCAGAGAAGGAGGGTTACATTGTTGTTGAAACAAATTACAGAGTATATGCTTATACAAACTCGAATTTACAAGTAGCTTTACTTGGATTATTTTGTGAGATGTTATATAG GTTTCCAAATCTGGTTGTGTCAATATTAACACGAGATTCTGTACGTCAAGCTCTGAAAAGTGGAATTACTGCTGCCCAAATTGTAGG TTATTTGCAGCAACATGCTCATGGTAAAATGATAGAAGCAGGTCCTCCAGTTTTACCACCAACTATAGTAgatcaaattaaattatgggaaaatgaaagaaatagatTCATATTTAGTGAAGGAGTTTTATATAGTCAGTTTCTTTCTCAAACTGATTTTGAAGTGCTTAGAGATCATGCTCTTTCTACTGGAGTACTAATTTGGCAAAACGAAAG GAAAC
- the Mrn gene encoding general transcription factor IIH subunit 4 marionette isoform X2 — MSNTISGKNLLRPAGLQCKNLQEYLKSRPPEVLNKLYHNPPICLAVFRELPVIAKHYVMRLLFVEQPVPQAVIASWCSKLHFEEHQKVVLILNELNVWKEASIPGGLPGWILNTTFKKNLKIVLLGGGKPWTMSNQLETDSKPRDVAFLDSYALERWECVLHYMVGSQQQEGISADAVRILLHAGLMKRDEADGSPVITQAGFQFLLLETASQVWYFILQYLDTIEARGLDLVECLTFLFQLNFSTLGKDYSTEGMSEGLSTFLQHLREFGLVYQRKRKAGRFYPTRLALNIATGQNKPLSRDPEKEGYIVVETNYRVYAYTNSNLQVALLGLFCEMLYRFPNLVVSILTRDSVRQALKSGITAAQIVGNMLMVK; from the exons atgtcaaataCAATAAGTGGAAAAAACTTGTTACGACCAGCTGGATTGCAATGTAAAAATCttcaagaatatttaaaatcacgTCCACCAGAagtattaaacaaattatatcATAATCCTCCAATTTGCTTGGCTGTGTTTCGAGAATTGCCAGTAATAGCAAAACATTATGTTATGCGATTATTATTTGTTGAACAACCTGTACCTCAAGCAGTTATTGCCTCCTGGTGTTCTAAACTTCATTTTGAGGAACATCAAAAAGTAGTTTTAATACTAAATGAACTAAATGTATGGAAAGAAGCATCAATACCAGGTGGACTACCTGGATGGATTTTAAATACTACATTCaagaaaaacttaaaaatcgTTCTTTTGGGAGGTGGAAAACCATGGACAATGTCAAACCAATTAGAAACTGATAGTAAACCTAGAGATGTTGCATTTTTAGATTCATATGCATTAGAAAGGTGGGAATGTGTTTTACATTACATGGTTGGTTCACAACAGCAAGAAG gTATATCTGCTGATGCTGTTAGAATTCTTTTACATGCTGGCTTGATGAAGCGAGATGAAGCTGATGGAAGCCCAGTTATTACACAAGCAggttttcaatttttgttattggAAACTGCATCGCAG GTgtggtattttattttacaataccTAGATACAATAGAAGCAAGAGGACTTGATCTAGTTGAATgtcttacttttttatttcaattaaatttctcgACACTTGGTAAAGATTACAGTACTGAAGGAATGTCCGAAGGTCTGTCAACatttttacaacatttaagagAATTTGGTTTAGTTTAtcaaagaaaacgaaaagctGGAAG attttatccCACAAGATTAGCATTAAATATTGCAACTGGACAAAATAAACCATTGTCTAGAGATCCAGAGAAGGAGGGTTACATTGTTGTTGAAACAAATTACAGAGTATATGCTTATACAAACTCGAATTTACAAGTAGCTTTACTTGGATTATTTTGTGAGATGTTATATAG GTTTCCAAATCTGGTTGTGTCAATATTAACACGAGATTCTGTACGTCAAGCTCTGAAAAGTGGAATTACTGCTGCCCAAATTGTAGG CAACATGCTCATGGTAAAATGA
- the Cpsf1 gene encoding cleavage and polyadenylation specificity factor subunit 1, whose amino-acid sequence MYSICKSTHPATGVEHAITCYFFNRSEKCLVVAGANIIRIFRLIPDVDITKKEKYTESRPPKMKLECLSQYTLHGNIMSMQAVTLVGSQRDSLLLSFRDAKLSVVEYDQDTHDLRTVSLHYFEEEEIRDGWTNHHHIPIVRVDPEGRCAVMLIYGRKLVVLPFKKDPSLDDGDLLDNSKALSNKTPILSSYMIVLKSLEEKMDNIIDLQFLHGYYEPTLLILYEPVRTFSGRIAVRQDTCAMVAISLNIQQRVHPIIWSVSNLPFDCYQAVPVKKPLGGTLVMAVNSLIYLNQSIPPYGVSLNSLAETSTNFPLKSQEGVKISLEGSQVAFISSDRLVISLKSGELYVLSLFADSMRSVRGFHFDKAAASVLTSCVCMCEDNYLFLGSRLGNSLLLRFTEKETENLQNTNENEIILEENETEETPAKKIKQDFIGDWMASDVLDIKDPEELEVYGSERETHTSIQITSYIFEVCDSLLNIGPCGNISMGEPAFLSEEFSHNQDPDVELVTTSGYGKNGALCVLQRSIRPQVVTTFELPGCEDMWTVIGTLNNDEQIRPEAEGSHAFLILSQEDSTMILQTGQEINEVDQSGFSTQGSTIFAGNLGANRYIVQVTQMGVRLLQGIEQIQHMPIDLGCPIVHASCADPYVTLLSEDGQVMLLTLREGRGTAKLHAQAANLLFRPQIEALCAYRDVSGIFTTQLPENVEDEAPEEEHNIEEPPIVANIDNEDDLLYGDAPAFQMPAPSHTKTSEGISKRTPWWQKHLQEIKPTYWLLVYRDSGTLEIYSLPDLRLSYLIRNFGYGQYVLHDSMESTTLQTTPVNEIPNPEMQVREILIVALGHHGNRPMLLVRLDSELQIYQAYRYPKGHLKLRFKKLDHGIIPGQLRPKPRDEDIPMMNETRHCMMRYFSNIAGYNGVFICSDYPHWIFLTGRGELRTHPMGIDGPVTSFAPFNNINCPQGFLYFNRKEELRICVLPTHLSYDAPWPVRKVPLRCTPHFVTYHLESKTYCVITSIAEPLKSYYRFNGEDKEFTEEERPERFIYPSQEQFSIVLFSPVSWETIPNTKIELDQWEHVTCLKNVSLAYEGTRSGLKGYIVLGTNYNYGEDITSRGRILIFDIIEVVPEPGQPLTKNRFKQIYAKEQKGPITAITQVSGFLVSAVGQKIYIWQLKDNDLVGVAFIDTQIYIHQMLSIKSLILIADVYKSISLLRFQEEYRTLSLVSRDFRPAEVYTIEYLIDNTNLGFLVADGESNMALFMYQPESRESLGGQKLIRKADFHLGQKVNTFFRIRCRVSDPANDKKHFSGADKRHVTMYASLDGGLGYILPVPEKTYRRLLMLQNVLVTHICHIAGLNPKAYRTYKSHIRTQGNPARGIIDGDLVWRYLYLPNNEKIDVAKKIGTRVQEIIEDLTEIDRQTAHF is encoded by the exons ATGTATTCGATATGTAAAAGTACTCATCCGGCTACAGGAGTAGAGCACGCAATAACGTgttatttctttaatcgttCAGAAAAATGTCTCGTAGTAGCTGGCGcaaatattattagaatatttcgtttaattccGGATGTGGAtataacaaagaaagaaaaatacacaG AATCGCGTCCACcgaaaatgaaattagaaTGTTTATCTCAATATACTTTACACGGAAACATAATGTCAATGCAAGCTGTAACTCTTGTTGGATCTCAAAGAGATTCTCTTTTGTTAAGCTTTCGTGATGCAAAATTATCAGTTGTAGAGTATGATCAAGATACACATGACCTTAGAACAGTATCTCTACATTActttgaagaagaagaaatacgg GATGGGTGGACAAATCATCACCATATTCCTATAGTTAGAGTAGATCCTGAAGGTAGATGTGCAGTAATGTTAATATATGGTAGAAAATTAGTTGTCTTACCTTTCAAGAAGGATCCAAGTCTTGATGATGGAGATTTATTAGATAATTCAAAAGCGTTATCCAATAAAACTCCTATATTATCATCATATATGATTGTACTAAAAAGCTTAGAAGAGAAAATGGATAATATAATAGATTTACAATTCTTACATGGTTATTATGAACcaacattattaatattatatgaaccAGTAAGGACATTTTCTGG aCGTATTGCAGTTAGACAAGATACTTGTGCTATGGTTGCaatatcattaaatattcaacaaaGAGTGCACCCTATAATTTGGTCTGTGTCAAATTTACCATTTGATTGCTATCAAGCAGTACCAGTGAAGAAACCACTTGGTGGTACTTTAGTTATGGCAGTCAAttctcttatttatttaaatcaaagTATACCACCTTATGGAGTATCCCTAAATAGTCTAGCAGAAACCAGtacaaattttccattaa AATCACAAGAAGGAGTAAAAATAAGCTTAGAAGGTTCACAAGTTGCATTTATATCTTCAGATCGTTTAGtcatttcattaaaaagtGGAGAATTGTATGTGTTATCCTTATTTGCGGATAGTATGCGTTCAGTAAGAGGTTTCCATTTCGACAAAGCTGCAGCAAGTGTTTTAACATCATGT GTGTGCATGTGTGAAGATAATTATCTGTTTTTGGGATCACGTCTTGGTAACTCACTGTTATTAAGATTTactgaaaaagaaacagaaaatttacaaaatacgaATGAGAACGAAATAATActtgaagaaaatgaaactgaAGAAACTCCagcaaaaaaaataaaacaagattTCATAGGAGATTGGATGGCATCTGATGTATTAGATATAAAAGATCCAGAAGAATTAGAAGTGTATGGAAGCGAGAGAGAAACGCATACTTCCATCCAGATCAcatcatatatatttgaa GTTTGTGATAGTTTGTTAAATATTGGTCCATGTGGCAACATATCTATGGGTGAACCAGCTTTTCTATCAGAAGAATTTTCACATAATCAAGATCCTGATGTTGAACTTGTTACAACTTCTGGATATGGTAAAAATGGGGCGCTTTGTGTCCTTCAACGTTCTATTCGGCCTCAa GTTGTTACTACATTTGAATTGCCAGGTTGTGAAGATATGTGGACTGTTATTGGTACATTAAATAACGATGAACAAATAAGACCGGAAGCAGAAGGAAGCCAtgcttttttaattctaaGTCAAGAAGATTCAACAATG ATACTGCAAACTGGTCAAGAAATTAATGAAGTAGATCAAAGTGGATTCAGTACACAAGGAAGTACAATATTTGCTGGAAATCTTGGTGCAAATAGATACATAGTGCAAGTTACTCAAATGGGTGTACGTCTTCTACAAGGAATTGAACAG ATTCAACACATGCCCATAGATCTTGGATGTCCAATTGTACATGCAAGCTGTGCAGATCCTTATGTGACATTACTTTCCGAAGATGGACAAGTCATGTTATTGACTCTGAGAGAAGGGCGCGGAACTGCAAAATTGCATGCTCAAGCAGCcaatttattattc CGTCCTCAAATAGAAGCATTATGTGCTTATAGAGACGTTAGCGGAATATTTACAACACAATTACCTGAAAATGTAGAAGATGAAGCACCTGAAGAAGAACATAATATAGAAGAACCACCTATTGTTGCTAATATTGATAATGAAGATGATCTACTGTATGGTGATGCACCAGCTTTCCAAATGCCTGCACCATCACATACTAAAACATCTGAAGGGATATCTAAAAGAACTCCTTG GTGGCAAAAACATTTACAAGAGATAAAACCAACATATTGGTTATTAGTATATAGAGACAGCGGAACGCTAGAAATTTATTCTCTTCCTGATTTACGCTTATCCTATCTTATCCGCAATTTCGGATATGGACAATATGTGTTACATGATAGTATGGAATCTACAACATTACAAACAACGCCTGTAAATGAAATTCCTAATCCTGAAATGCAG GTGCgagaaattttaatagtaGCATTGGGTCATCATGGAAATAGACCAATGCTGTTAGTACGACTTGATTCTGAACTTCAGATTTATCAAGCATATAGATATCCAAAAGgtcatttaaaattaagatttaaaaaattagatcaTGGTATAATACCAGGACAGTTaag GCCAAAACCAAGGGATGAGGATATACCTATGATGAATGAAACTCGACATTGCATGATGCGTTATTTTAGTAATATCGCTGGATACAATGGTGTATTTATTTGCAGTGATTATCCTCATTGGATATTTCTTACAGGACGTGGTGAATTACGTACTCATCCAATGGGTATTGATGGTCCTGTTACCTCATTTGCaccttttaataatataaattgtccACAAggatttctatatttcaataGAAAG GAAGAATTGAGAATATGTGTTTTACCAACTCATTTATCATATGATGCTCCATGGCCTGTTAGAAAAGTACCATTACGATGTACACCACATTTTGTTACATATCATCTTGAAAGTAAAACTTACTGTGTCATAACAAGTATAGCTGAACCACTTAAAAGTTATTATAGATTCAATGGTGAAGATAAG gaatttaCAGAAGAAGAACGACCAGAACGATTTATTTACCCTTCACAAGAACAATTTTCAATAGTGTTGTTTTCACCTGTTTCGTGGGAAACTATTCCTAATACTAAAATTGAACTTGATCAGTGGGAACATGTTACTTGTTTAAAGAACGTTTCTCTAGCTTATGAAGGTACACGATCTGGTTTAAAAGGTTACATAGTATTGggaacaaattataattatggTGAAGATATTACAAGCAGAGGAAGG atacttatatttgatataattgaagttGTACCTGAACCTGGTCAACCTTTAACAAAAAATAGATTCAAACAAATTTATGCAAAAGAACAAAAAGGTCCGATTACTGCAATTACACAAGTATCTGGCTTTCTAGTATCAGCAGTTGgccaaaaaatttatatttggcAATTGAAAGATAATGATCTTGTTGGGGTTGCTTTCATAGATACACAAATTTACATTCATCAAATGTTAAGCATTAAAAGCTTAATTTTAATAGCTGATGTATATAAATCTATTAGTTTATTAAGATTTCAAGAAGAATATAGAACATTATCTCTTGTCAGTAGA GATTTCAGGCCAGCTGAAGTTTATACTATTGAATACTTAATTGACAATACTAATTTAGGATTTCTTGTGGCTGATGGTGAAAGTAATATGGCTTTATTTATGTATCAACCAGAATCGCGAGAAAGTCTTGGAggacaaaaattaattagaaaagcTGATTTTCATCTTGGACAGAAAGTAAACACATTTTTTCGTATAAGATGCAGAGTTTCAGATCCAGCAAATGATAAAAAGCATTTCTCTGGTGCAGATAAAAGACACGTTACCATGTATG cATCACTTGATGGTGGTCTTGGTTATATCTTACCTGTACCAGAAAAAACATATAGAAGATTACTTATGTTACAAAATGTTCTGGTAACACACATTTGCCACATTGCTGGTTTAAATCCCAAAGCATATcg taCTTATAAAAGTCATATTCGAACTCAAGGTAATCCTGCAAGGGGTATTATTGATGGTGACTTAGTCTGGCGTTATCTTTATTTACCTAACAATGAAAAGATAGACGTAGCAAAAAAGATTGGAACACGTGTACAAGAAATAATAGAAGATCTTACGGAGATAGATCGACAAACGGCTCATTTTTAA
- the LOC139989391 gene encoding dynein regulatory complex protein 8 isoform X2 codes for MESAVQELATQPSRESIRQSIMSRRLTRFESARLPVLEPTLLEKRLCEIFDIFDTAKTGEIDVRDLGTIIRALGCIITEAELQEIQVEVEDVVNNSVPLDKFLEYMSKAINERKFKPAEPEDLLKAFQLLDPENRGYIMREDLEKAMMEIGEPFSKEEISNMMAIACDPQTRKINYEHYINLLLVEKY; via the exons atggaATCAGCAGTACAGGAACTTGCAACTCAACCAAGTCGAGAATCTATTAGACAAAGTATTATGTCACGGCGATTAACGAGATTTGAATCTGCAcgat TGCCAGTTTTAGAACCAACATTGCTGGAAAAAAGACTGTgcgaaatatttgatatatttgataCTGCAAAGACTGGTGAAATAGACGTTAGAGATTTGGGAACCATTATTAGGGCATTAGGATGTATTATCACCGAAGCAGAATTACAAGAAATACAAGTTGAAGTAGAAGATGTAGTAAACAATAGTGTGCCATTAGATAAGTTTTTAGAATATATGTCTAAAGCTATTAATGAACGCAA atTTAAACCAGCAGAACCAGAAGATTTATTAAAAGCTTTCCAATTATTAGATCCCGAAAATCGAGGATATATTATGCGAGAAGATCTAGAAAAAGCAATGATGGAAATTGGGGAACCATTttcaaaagaagaaataagtaACATGATGGCTATTGCATGTGATCCACaaacaagaaaaattaattatgaacATTATATTAACTTATTGCTC GTGGAGAAATATTGA
- the LOC139989391 gene encoding dynein regulatory complex protein 8 isoform X1 produces the protein MESAVQELATQPSRESIRQSIMSRRLTRFESARLPVLEPTLLEKRLCEIFDIFDTAKTGEIDVRDLGTIIRALGCIITEAELQEIQVEVEDVVNNSVPLDKFLEYMSKAINERKFKPAEPEDLLKAFQLLDPENRGYIMREDLEKAMMEIGEPFSKEEISNMMAIACDPQTRKINYEHYINLLLVKIPDEINVYSIVDALDAAKLEVMPKKPRLDSLLLTYQTLV, from the exons atggaATCAGCAGTACAGGAACTTGCAACTCAACCAAGTCGAGAATCTATTAGACAAAGTATTATGTCACGGCGATTAACGAGATTTGAATCTGCAcgat TGCCAGTTTTAGAACCAACATTGCTGGAAAAAAGACTGTgcgaaatatttgatatatttgataCTGCAAAGACTGGTGAAATAGACGTTAGAGATTTGGGAACCATTATTAGGGCATTAGGATGTATTATCACCGAAGCAGAATTACAAGAAATACAAGTTGAAGTAGAAGATGTAGTAAACAATAGTGTGCCATTAGATAAGTTTTTAGAATATATGTCTAAAGCTATTAATGAACGCAA atTTAAACCAGCAGAACCAGAAGATTTATTAAAAGCTTTCCAATTATTAGATCCCGAAAATCGAGGATATATTATGCGAGAAGATCTAGAAAAAGCAATGATGGAAATTGGGGAACCATTttcaaaagaagaaataagtaACATGATGGCTATTGCATGTGATCCACaaacaagaaaaattaattatgaacATTATATTAACTTATTGCTC GTAAAAATACCTGATGAGATCAATGTATATTCCATTGTGGATGCATTGGATGCTGCTAAATTAGAAGTCATGCCTAAAAAACCTAGATTGGACAGTCTTTTATTAACTTACCAGACACTTGTTTAA
- the LOC139989389 gene encoding delta(3,5)-Delta(2,4)-dienoyl-CoA isomerase, mitochondrial isoform X2, producing MNYSNIKSLDKYKTLAISVPKKWIYMVQLNRPEKLNALNDTMWREFKICFDQLATEPECRVIILSGAGKTFCAGIDLQDVMKFGQDLAKHEDIARKSKIVQLRIKEYQESFTAIEKCPKPVIASIHGACIGGGVDMISAADIRYCSLDAWFQIKEVAFGMAADVGTLQRFQKIIGSDSLVRELVYTARKFSAAEALQQGFVSRLLDNQESLLNSSLALAEEIANKSPVAVQGSKLSLIYSRDHSVQEGLNHIAMYNQSMLLSEDFVAAAVSQATKGDLPIFSNL from the exons atgaattattctaATATCAAAAGTCTTGATAAATATAAGACTTTAGCAATATCAGTACCCAAAAAATGGATTTATATGGTACAGTTAAATAGACCTGAAAAGCTTAATGCGCTAAATGATACTATGTGGag AGAATTTAAGATTTGTTTCGATCAACTAGCTACAGAACCAGAATGCAGAGTAATAATTTTGTCAGGTGCTGGTAAAACATTCTGTGCag GTATTGACCTACAAGATGTAATGAAATTTGGTCAAGATTTGGCAAAACATGAAGATATTGCACGAAAATccaaaattgtacaattacgGATCAAAGAGTATCAAGAAAGTTTTACTGCAATAGAAAAG TGCCCAAAACCAGTGATTGCATCCATACATGGTGCATGCATTGGAGGTGGTGTTGATATGATATCTGCAGCAGATATTCGCTATTGTTCTTTAGATGCATGGTTTCAAATAAAGGAAGTTGCTTTTGGAATGGCTGCTGATGTTGGTACATTGCAAAGATTTCAAAAGATTATAGGTTCTGACAGTTTAGTAAGAGAACTTGTTTATACTGCAAGGAAATTTTCAGCTGCTGAAGCTTTACAACAAGGTTTTGTGAGTCGTTTACTTGATAATCAAGAGag tttattaaatAGCTCACTTGCACTTGCAGAAGAGATAGCAAATAAGAGTCCAGTTGCAGTGCAAGGTTCAAAATtaagtttaatttattcaagAGATCATTCTGTACAGGAGGGTTTGAATCATATT gCTATGTATAATCAAAGTATGCTTCTAAGTGAAGATTTTGTAGCTGCCGCTGTATCACAAGCTACCAAAGGTGATCTACCAATATTTTctaacttgtaa
- the LOC139989389 gene encoding delta(3,5)-Delta(2,4)-dienoyl-CoA isomerase, mitochondrial isoform X1, with protein sequence MALLNTTRYCLGNVVNTRIQYAYKMNYSNIKSLDKYKTLAISVPKKWIYMVQLNRPEKLNALNDTMWREFKICFDQLATEPECRVIILSGAGKTFCAGIDLQDVMKFGQDLAKHEDIARKSKIVQLRIKEYQESFTAIEKCPKPVIASIHGACIGGGVDMISAADIRYCSLDAWFQIKEVAFGMAADVGTLQRFQKIIGSDSLVRELVYTARKFSAAEALQQGFVSRLLDNQESLLNSSLALAEEIANKSPVAVQGSKLSLIYSRDHSVQEGLNHIAMYNQSMLLSEDFVAAAVSQATKGDLPIFSNL encoded by the exons ATGGCTCTACTAAATACGACACGCTATTGTTTAGGAAACGTTGTAAATACAC GAATTCAATACGcttataaaatgaattattctaATATCAAAAGTCTTGATAAATATAAGACTTTAGCAATATCAGTACCCAAAAAATGGATTTATATGGTACAGTTAAATAGACCTGAAAAGCTTAATGCGCTAAATGATACTATGTGGag AGAATTTAAGATTTGTTTCGATCAACTAGCTACAGAACCAGAATGCAGAGTAATAATTTTGTCAGGTGCTGGTAAAACATTCTGTGCag GTATTGACCTACAAGATGTAATGAAATTTGGTCAAGATTTGGCAAAACATGAAGATATTGCACGAAAATccaaaattgtacaattacgGATCAAAGAGTATCAAGAAAGTTTTACTGCAATAGAAAAG TGCCCAAAACCAGTGATTGCATCCATACATGGTGCATGCATTGGAGGTGGTGTTGATATGATATCTGCAGCAGATATTCGCTATTGTTCTTTAGATGCATGGTTTCAAATAAAGGAAGTTGCTTTTGGAATGGCTGCTGATGTTGGTACATTGCAAAGATTTCAAAAGATTATAGGTTCTGACAGTTTAGTAAGAGAACTTGTTTATACTGCAAGGAAATTTTCAGCTGCTGAAGCTTTACAACAAGGTTTTGTGAGTCGTTTACTTGATAATCAAGAGag tttattaaatAGCTCACTTGCACTTGCAGAAGAGATAGCAAATAAGAGTCCAGTTGCAGTGCAAGGTTCAAAATtaagtttaatttattcaagAGATCATTCTGTACAGGAGGGTTTGAATCATATT gCTATGTATAATCAAAGTATGCTTCTAAGTGAAGATTTTGTAGCTGCCGCTGTATCACAAGCTACCAAAGGTGATCTACCAATATTTTctaacttgtaa